Part of the Halopenitus persicus genome is shown below.
GGGAGCTCGCCGGCAACCGGACCTTCCAGCTGCTCTTCGCCGGGATCGGGCTCTCGTTCGCGTGGTACCAGCTGCTGGCCGCCTACGCGATCGACCTGTTCGCCGCCCGCGGACTGGCCGGGGCGACGGCCTCGGCGGCCTTCGGCCTGATCGGCGGCGTCAGCATCGCCTCCCGGATCGGCGGCGGGTACGTCGCCGACCGGATCGGGTCCCGGCTGGCCTTCCTGTCGTCGCTGAGCTGCGTGATCGGCGGGCTCGCGTCGCTGTTGGTCCCCTCGATCCCCTCCCTCGCCGTCGGCATCGCCCTGATCGGCCTGGGACTCGGCGGCTGCGCGACGCTGTACGTCCCGCTGTTGATGGCGGTATACTCCCCGGAGAAGGACACCGCGATCATCGGCGTGTTCAACGTGCCGCCCGGCATCGGCGCGCTCGCGATGCCGCCGGTCGGAACCGCCTTGATAACGTATACCGAGGGATACGCGGCCGCGATCGCGTTGACGCTCTCGCTCGCGGTCCTCGCGCTCTGGGTGATCGCGGCCGGAACCGCCGACGAGTGAACGCGGTCGCGGTCACTCCGCGCCGGCGTCGACGCGATCGGCGTACGCCTCCAGTTCGGCGGCCAGTTCGCGGGCCTGGTCCGCCGAGATCTCCACCCGGTCGGCGTGGGCGGGCAGCTCGGTCAGGTCGACGTTGTCCAACTCCAGTTCGATCGTGACGTGGTCGGGGTTCCTGGACGGGACCGTCACGTCGAGCACCGCGTACGCCGACTCCTCGAAGCCGTGACCGATCGCGGTCGCCTCAAGCAGGTCGAAGGTCGTGTATGCGTTCACACGGGTGAGTCGGTCGGTCATCGGTCGGCGTCCGAAAGCGGCGTTCCGTCGGCGCGAGCCGGCGCGGGACTGGCGTCCATCCCGTCCTCGTCGGCGTAGGGATACCACGTCGTCTTCGTGTTGTGCATATACGGGTCCTCGTAGCTCGTCTCCGACGGCTCGATGAGCGTCTCGAGATCGCCCTCGGCCTCCGTCCGCTCGATGAACGCGCGGAACCCCTCGCCGTCCTCGCGCCGCTCGCGGAACCGGTCGATCAGGGTCGCGATCGCGCCGGGTACCTCGTCGGCCGGGACGCGCTGGCCGACCCACTCTGCGAATCGGGGGTCCGCACCCAGGCCGCCGCCGAGGCCGATGTCGAGCGCCTCGACCGGCTCGCCGTCCTTCCGGGTCTTCATCCCTCGGAGGCTGACGTCGGCGATCTGTGGCTGCGCGCAGGAGGCGGTACATCCCGACAGGTGAACGTGGAACTCCTCGACGTCCGCGGGGAGATCCACGTTCTCGGCGAGCCAGCGAGCGTACCGGACCTGTCGGTTCTTGGTCTCGACGATCGACAGCGAGCAGAACTCGGTGCCCGTACACGCGATCGATCCCCGCATGAACGGGTTCGGATCGGGCGAGTAGTCCTCGAGCAGCGGTTCAGCCAGCAGCGCGTCGAGTGCCGACTCGGGGACGTCAGTCACGAGCACGTTCTGTCGCTGCGTGAGCCGGACCTCCCCGGAGCCGTACTCGGCGGCCAGGTCGGCGAGTTCGTGGACGTCGCCGACGCCCATTCGGCCGACGAGCACGTTCAAGCCGACGTAATAGGCGCCGTCGGCCTGCTCGTGGACGCCGATGTGGTCGTTGTGTCCCCCGGCGGGGCGGTCGTCCGTCCCGACCCGGCCGGCGTTGTAGGTGTACTCCTCGCGGAGGTCATCCCCGGCCGGTTCGAGCTCCCGGTCGACGAACTCCTCCTGCAGGACGCGTCGAACCTCGTCCGCGCCCCACTCGTCGACGAGGAACTTGCTGCGCGCGGCGTAGCGGTCCTCACGGTCGCCGTACTCGCGGAAGAGCGCCGAGAGGCCGCCGGCCACCGCCTCGACCGCATCGGGCTCGACGAAGACGTCGATGTCGCGCGCGAGTCGCGGCTCGTTGCGGGCGAGTCCGCCGCCGACGCGGACGTTGAATCCCCGTCGGCCGTCCTTCTCGGCGGGCTCGAACGCCAGGTCGTTGATGTCACCCTGTCCGCAGCCCTCACGACAGCCGGTGACGCTCACCTTCCATTTCCGCGGGAGGTTGGCGTACTCGTCGGTCCCTTTAAACGCCTCGTGGAGGTCCATCGCGACCGGGAGCGCGTCCACGAACTCGTGGCGGTCCTTCCCGGCGACGGGACAGCCCACGATGTTCCGCCAGGAGTCGCCACACGCCTGCTGGGTCGACAGACCGTTGGCCTCCAGCCGCTCGAAGATCTCCGGAACGTCCTCGAGGCGGATCCAGTGGAGCTGGATCGACTGCCGGGTCGTCCAGTCGCAGTAGGCGGCACCGAACTCGGGGTTCTCCACAGGCCCGCGCGCGTACTCGTCCGCGATCTCCGCGATGACGTGTAGCTGTCCCGGCTCGAGCACGCCGTTCGGCGTGCCGATCCGCATCATGAAGTAGCTCTCCTGGCCGGCCCGCTGGTGGTAGAGTCCCCACCACTTGAACCGCTCGAACCAGGCGTCGCGTTCGTCCTCCGGGATCGACTCCCAGCCCTGCTCGGCGAACTCCAGGAGGTGTTCGCGTATCTCGTTCCCGTACGTCTCCGATTTCCACCGTTCGACGTCCGTTGGCATCTCGATCCGGTCTGGGGACGGAATCCCCCTAAAGCGTCCCTCGACGTCAAACCTCCCCGGAGCCACCGGGTACCGGTGAGCCTTTCCGATCGCTGGATCGGGTGCTCCGGCGATCGGTCACGCCGACGCCGACGACCCGACGGGACGTCGAATGGCGTCCCGATCGATCGGCTCGTAGCGTCCATCGATTACGCGTCCGACGGGGATCGGAGCGGTCGTCGTCGACCGCCCACAGGTGATACATCGGCCGTACGTCTCCGCCGCGACGGTCCGCCCGTCAACCGCGACGTCGGTGACTCCCTCGACGACGAACTCGGCGATCGGACACTCACACACGCCGGTCACGTGCCAGAGTTCGCTCGCGCCGGTTCGTCGTTCGTCCGCGGCCGAGACCCACGCGCCGTCGTCGAGCGTCCGCAGGGAAAGCGCCATACCGCCAGTTCGGTCCGCCGGTCGGAAACGGCCTCCGCCCCGGGTAACCCTCGTCCCGATCTCCGACGGTGTCGCCACGGGAGGCACCGTCCCACATCGGCCGATCGGTCGCCGCAGAGCCCGGATCCACCCCGGCGAGGGGCGCCGTGATCGCCGCAAGGACGTCCGGAATCCCCGAGTCCCGGTAGCGATTGGGCGGGCGGGGTCGCTTATGTCGTCGGGGCGCCTCCGATCGAACGATGACACGGACGACGCCGATCGAACACGCCTCCGCCGACGTCGCGCCGGAGCTATTCGATCCGGAGCCGCGGGAGGACCGATCGGAATGAGCGATCAGGACCACGACGACGACCATCTCGAGTCCGTCCCCGTCGGCGCCGGGTGTACGGAGATCTGGGAGACGCTGAGCGAGCGCCGGGCCGAGGAGGAGTCGGACGCCGAGAAGGAGCTGAACGTCGAGGAGGGATCCGATCCATCCGACCCGGCCGACCCGGCCGACTAGCCCCCGGTCGGCCAGGATCGGACGCGATCGGCGACCGGATCGGCGATCGGATTGATGTCCCTGGCGCGCGATGGCGCCGTACGGACCGATGTACGACTCCATCCTCATTCCCACGGACGGAAGCGACGGGTCCCACTCGGCGGTCGAGACCGGGATACGGCTGGCGGACCGGTTCGACGCGGACGTCCACGCACTGTTCGTGCTCGACGAGCGGTACGTCCTCGACGAGTTCGACATCCCGGTCGAGGCGGCCGAGCGGGACGCCGAGGACGCGCTGGATCGCGCCGGTGAGATCGCCGCGACCGCGGACGTCGCGATCGAGAAACACCTTCGACGCGGGGTCCCACACGAGGAGATACTGGCGGCCATCGACGACTACGACGTCGATCTCGTCGTGATGGGAACCCACGGGCGGACCGGCCTCGACCGGATCGTCCATCTGGGAAGCGTCACCGAGCGCGTGATCCGCGCCGCGCCGGTGCAGGTGACGACGGTGCCGACCGGCGGTCGAGAAGCGTGAGCGACCGGCGACCGGGGTGTCTGATCGACCGGCGACCGAGAAAGAAGCGTGATCGACCGGCGACCGAGGGAATCGGTCCCGGTCGTGTGGGGACAACATATAAATTCTATCGTGGAAAGCCCGGAGTATGGACGAAAACCGGTTCGTCATCGCCCTCTTCGGTCTGGTCGTCGCCGTCATCGTCGGCTACATCGCCCACCGGTTCGCCGCCGCCCTCACGGTCGCGGTCTTCATCTACTACTCGACGCGGCGGTTCTACCGGAGTCTGGGTCGACTCCGGCTCCCGAAGCGCGTTCGGGCGGTGCTGGCGCTGTCGATCGTCGGCGTGCCCCTTCTGTTGCTCATCAGTTACGCCGCGGTGCTCCTCATCATCGAGGTCCGACAGTTCGTCCGGCAGTACGCCGTGATGGAGGCTGCGGCCGGGAACGTCGGCTGGATCGACGTGGAGGACGCCCCGCCCGAGTTGACCTTCGACGCGATCGTCGATCTGTACCGATCCGGCGGATTTGACCCGCTGATCGAGTTCGGGATCGACCACGCCGGCCTCCTGACGTCGACGCTCTCGAGTTTCCTGTTGAACCTGCTCATCGTCGTGGTCGTCACCTACTACCTGCTCATCGACGGCGGGAAGGCCCACCAGTGGCTGGTCGCCTTCGACGACGAGGCGATCGTCCGCGAGTACTTCGAGGCCGCCGACGACGAGCTGGAGTCCGTCCTCTTCGGGAACCTGCTCAACGTCATCGCCATCTCGCTCATCGCCGTCACGGCATATATGGGCTACAACGTGTTCGTCCCGCCCTCGGTACAGGTCCCCTACCCCGCGCTCGCGGGCGCACTCACCGGCGTGGCGAGTCTGATCCCGGTCGTCGGGATGAAGATCGTCTACCTCCCGATCGCCGCCGTGATGGCCGTTCCATCGGTGCTTTCCGGCGATATGGGACCGATCGCGTACGTCGTCGGTTTCCTCCTCGTTGCGGTCGTGATCGTCGACACGATCCCGGACCTCATCCTGCGTCCCTACTTCAGCGGGAAGACGACCCACGTCGGGTTGTTGATGCTCGCGTACATCTTCGGACCGGTGGTCTTCGGGTTCCACGGCCTCTTCCTCGGGCCGATCATCCTCGTGCTCGCGCTCACCTTCGCGTACACCGCGCTGCCGCGGCTGCTCGGTGCCGACCCCGACCACGAGCCGGAACTCAAGGGGCCGACCCTCGCGCCGGACCAACTCCGTCTCGACGACTTCTGACCGCCGTCGGTCCCGGTTCGGTCCGGTCCGATCCATCGGGACCGTTCCAACGCCGGGACGGTCACCGAATCCGGCCGACCAGAACGACGACGAGCGCGACCCCGAACAGTCCCGCGAGGATCGACAGCGACACGCCCCAGCCGAACAGGTCGGCCGCCAGCCCGACCCCGACCGATCCCGCCGACCCCACCACGGTGTAGGCGGTTCGAACGAGGCCGAAGCCGGCGCCGCGCTCGGCGTCGCCGAGGACGTCCATAAACCGCGAGTCGACTGCGGAGAAGAAGCTCGACCCGAAGCCCGCGAGGAGGACGCCGCCGGCGACGCCCGCAGCCCCGGGGCCGACGACGAAGGAGATCGTCCCGAGACAGCCCGTCCCCATCGCGAGAGCGATCGCGGCGTCGCGGCCGACGCGGTCGGAGAGCCGGCCGATCGCGACCTGTGCGCTCGTCCGCATCAGGAAGAACGCCGAGAAGATCCCTCCCGCGGTCGCGGTCGTGTACCCCCTGAACTCGACGAGGAAGGTCGGCAGAAACGACATCAGTCCCTGAACGACGTAGGTGCCGGCCATCGCCACCAGCAGCGGGACGACGATCCCCGGTCGGGTGAGGATCTCCGCGAGCGGGGCGAGCCGGAGACGCTCCCGCATCCGTTGGTCGGGGCGCCGCGGCTCGGTCGGCCGTACCCGCCAATAAAACGCGATCAGCACCGGGACGCCGACCGCGGCTGAGACGGCGATCGCGGGGCGCCAGCCGTATCGAACGCCGATCCATGCCGCGACGACCGGCGCGACCAGTCCCGCCAGGGGGCCGCCGGCGGAGTGGATCCCGACCGCGGTGCCCACGTCCTCGAAGGTCCGCGAGAGCAGCGTCGTCGCGACCGCGTAGTGAAGTCCGGCGAACAGGCCGAGCAGGAGCGCCGAGAGCACGAACACCGGAAACGCCGGTGCGAGCGCCAGCAGGAGGCTCAACGCCGTCGTCCCGCCGACCGCGACGAGGATCACGCGACGTTCGCCGAACCGGTCGGCGAGGATGCCGCTCGGGAACTGTGAGACCCCGTAGGCCAGCCACATCCCGGACAGCGCCACCCCGATCGCGGTGTTGGAGATCTCGAACTCGGCGACGACGAGCGGGACGACCGGGCTGATCGCCAACCGCGCGAAGTAGGTCACGAAGAAGGCGACCATACAGAGCCCCAACACCGTGTGTCGGTATCGCCAGTTCACGGCGCCCCACCGTCCGGCCGTCGGATCGCGGGCTGCAGTGCCGGTCGCAGCGCCAGCCGTGGCGCTCGGTCACGTCCCGTTCGTGGTCGTCGCACGCCGTCGGACACTGTCGAGCAGTTTGACGACCGACGACATTGAGGCTTCGATCCCACGCGGACGACCGGGAGCTTCGATCCCACGCTGATGACCGGGGGATGCGTCGGCACCCGGGAACGACGTCGACCGGCGAAACGCGGTCGCGACGAGGGCGATCGATTCGACGGGGTCCTCGAGTTGTCCCATCGCGGCTTTCAGCGCGCCGGTCGCGTTCGTGTCGACCGACATCGTCATCCGTGACGCCGCGATCGGTTCGTCCGTCAGCGCTCGTCCGTCAGCGCTCGTCCGTCAGCGGCCGCGCCGTCCACGTCGTCAGGGACGTCGGAGGCAGCGCTGTCGCCCGCCTCGTGATCCGCGAGCGGGGATCCGCCGTCCGGAGCCGGGGTCGGGTCGTCGAGACGGCGTATCTCGCGGGAGAGCCGGTCGAGATCGAACTCGTCGTCGCCCACCCGGGCGAGACACACCGTCAGGACGGTCGACGTGAGGAACGCACCCGCGAACGGGAGCAGATAGGTCGCGTCGGGCGCCGGGAGTACGCCGCCCAGGGCTGCATCGAACGTCCGGTGGAGGCCGAAGGGGAACGGAAAGGTCGCCGCGCCGACCAGGAGGCCGCCGAGGGCGCTCGCGAGCGCCGCGGTCCCCGAGAGCCGGCGGGAGAAGAGGCCGTACACGATCGGGGCGGCGACCGCGGCACCGAGCAAGTCGGCCAGGAAGAACAGCCGGAGCACGCTGCGTGCCCGGAGGCTCACGAGGATCGCCGCGATCGCGACGACGGCCGTGAGCGCGCGTGCGCCGAGCCGCAGGGTTCGGTCGTCGGGGTTCTTCAGCAGCCGCGGGAGGTCCGCCGTCACGAGGCTCGCCAGGGCGGCGAACAGGCTGTCGGCCGTGCTCATCACGAGGGCCAGCGCCAACAAAAGCACGCCGAGGACGACCGCCTCGCCGGCCGTACTCTCGAGGAGGACGAAGAAGGCGATCCCGGCGTTGTATCCCGATCCGCCGGTTTCGACCGCAGCAGCCCCGACGGCGACGACGCCGAGCAGCGTCGCGACGACCATCACCACACCGTTGGCGACCGTGGCGACCCGAAAGCCGCGCTCGACCGTCGCGGAGCCGTCGGCGGCGTAGATGCGCTGCCACCAGGTCTGGTTGACCAGCTCCGCGCCCAGGACGGCGAAGACGAGCGCGATTCCGAACCTGACGCCGGGGACGTACGTTGGGTCGAGAAGGGTCGGATTCGCGTCCACGATCCCCCGGTGGACGACCGTCGGCCCGCCGCTCGCGAGAACGACGGCGAGCGCGACAGCGGCCAGCAGCGGGAGGACGATCAGCGTCTGGATCGTGTCGGTGGCGATGCTCGCCCGGAGGCCGCCGTAGCCGGTGTACAGGAGGACGAACCCGCCGACGAGGGTCGCCGTCTGCCACCGCGGAACCGCCGCGACGTGGTGGAACGCCTGCGCGATTCCGGTCAGCTCGGCGGCGAGGAAGACGAACATGTAGAGGACGCTGACGACGAGCACCAGCGCGTACATCCCGCCGCCGTAGCGAACGAGGACGTATTCGGTGAGCGCGTGCCCCTCGGGGATCACGTCACGGATCCGGGGACCGATCCGCGAGTAGACGAGCATCGGGAGCGCCTCGCCGACCGCGTAGCCAGCGACCGCGGCGACCCCGAAGAGCGCCCCCGCCTCGGGGGCCGAAAGGAGGATCCACACGCCCATCACCGAGGCGACGAGCGTCGCAGCCGTCCGACCGCTGCCGGCCGAGTCGCGGGCCGCGATGAGGTCCTCCACGGAGCCGACCCGCCCACGGGAGAGCCGGATCCCCGCCGCGGTGAAGACGACCAGCGTCACGACCGCGAGACCCAGCGCCGTCGCGGACGTCACCATTGCGTCTCACCACCCGGCACCGGCTCCGCTCCACGGAGCGCGACCACGGCGGACCGATCACGGGCGGTCCTCACGCCGACCACCCCTCCTGCCGCCAGGCGGCGTCCCAGAAGCGGTACTCGTAGCGCGCCGACGTCTCGAAGCGGTCACGGTATCGCTCGCGGTCGCGGTGGCTCGCGTCGGCGGCCACGTCGTCGAGCAGGGCCTTACACCAGTCGGTCAACTCGGTGAACTCGGCGCCGGCGTACGTCTCGATCCAGTCCGCGTATCGGTCGTCGTCGGGCAGTCCCCGCCGGGCGAGGCGTTTCCCCGTCTCGTTGAAGCCCCACATACAGGGCAACAGCGCGGCGATCAGGTCGCCGAAGGCGTCGGTCGACGCGACTCGGACGAGGAAGTCGGTGTACCCCTGCGTGGTCGGCGAGGGGTCGGTCGCCTCGAGCGCCGATTCGTCGATGCCGAACTCGGCGGCGTACGCGCGGTGAAGGTCCATCTCGTCGCTGATCGTCGACTCGAGGAGTTCGGCGAGGGTCGCCATCCGATCGAGGTCCGGCGCCCTCGCGGCCCCGTAGGCGAACACCCGCGCGTACTCGATCAAATAGACGTAATCCTGCCTGACCCAGTACCGGAACGGCGCCTCCTCGAGCGTTCCGTCCCCGAGCGCCTCGACCATCGGATGAGACAGGATGTCGTCCCAGATCGGTTCCGCCACCGATTCGAGATCGGTCGTGAAACTCATATCCGAACGTGACGGGATCGAGCGTGATATAACTAACTAATATTACTAAGTAATAACCGGCGGTGGACGCTCGTCCCGGTCGGGGCCTGAGTGCTCGGAAGCACCGGACGTTTGCACAGATTGAAGCGTGCGCCGCCCGCTATCGAAACGTATGTATCTCGCGGCGGAATCCTGGCCGGACCTCGACGCGTACTTCGAAAACGAGTCCCTGGCGCTCGTTCCGCTCGGATCGACGGAACAACACGGTCCCCACCTCCCGCTGGCGACCGATCACCTGATCGCGGAGGGGTTCGCGCGGGCGGCCGCCGACCGGACCGGCTTCCTCCGGACGCCGACGATCAACGTCGGCGTGAGCCCGCATCATCGGCAGTTCAACGGCACGATGTGGGTCGACGCGCCCGTCTTCCGGGACTACGTCGAGTCGTTCACCCGGAACCTGGCGTACCACGGCATCGACCGCGTGATCTACGTGAACGCCCACGGCGGCAACGTCGAGCACCTCCGGGAGGTCGGCCGCCGTCTCCGGGACGAGGAGGTCCTGTACGCGGTCGAGTGGATGTGGAACGACTCCATTCCGGAGCTCGTCGACGACCTCTTCGAGCGGAACGGACCCCACGGCGGGCCTAAGGAGACGGCGCTGATCCAGCACCTGCGCCCGGAGCTCGTCCACGACGACCGGCTCGCGGACGCGCGGGACGGCGGACTCACGGAGTTCGAGCCGGCCGAGATGAACCGACACGGGGCGCGAACGTTCTACGACGCCATCGACAACGCGCCCAACGGCGTCCTCGGCGACCAGACGGACGCGACCGCCGAGAAGGGTGAACGGCTCTTCGAGGCGGCAACCGACCAGCTCGTCCAGCTCTGTGAGTGGCTCGACGACCAGCCGTTCGAGGACCTCCTACCGAAGGACCACGTGTAGCCGCCCGGCGTCACCCTCGTACCAGCGCTCGTGCCGCCATCACGTCGGCATCCGAAGGGCTATGGGTCTGGCTCGTTGACCCCCGCGTATGTCCACGCCGGAGTCGACGGATCGCACGTCCCCGATCGGAACGGACGCGCTCCGGTATGAATCGCTGCGGGCCGCCTTCGACCGCGAGGATCTGGGACGGCATCTCGCGCTGTTTTACGGCACGACGGCGGAACAACTCCGGGCGGCCACGGCGTTCATCGAGGCCGCACTCGCGAACGACCGCCGGTGCCTCTATCTCGCGGACGCCAACGACGCGGCGACCATCGAGACCGCGCTCGAGACGGTCGGCATCGACGTCGACCGGCGGATCGACGCGGGCGATCTCGAGATCGCGACGGCGAGCGACGTCTACTCGCCGGACGCCTTCGACGCGGACCGGATCGTCGAGCTGCTCGCCGACCGGGCCCACGAGGCCGCCGCGAGCGACCGTCACGAGGGGCTGAGCGTCGCCGGCGAGAACACCTGGAGCTTCCGGACGGGGTCGGACTTCGAGGACGTCCTCGATCTCGAGGTCAGCTTCGACGAGTGCTGTCCGGATTTCCCGGTGACTGCCCTGTGCCAGTACGACCTCCGCCGGTTCACGAACCGGTCCATCGCGGCCGCCGTCTGGACCCACAAGCGGATCGTCTACGCGGACACGATCTGTGAGAACCCCTTTTACGTACCGCCGTCGGAGCGCCGCAATCACTCGCTCCGCTCACCCGAGGAGTCGGACGATCCCCGAATGGACGTTCGGCTGATGCTCGAACAGACCCACGAGCTCGCCCGGACGCGCCAACAGGTCTCGCGGCGCGAACAGCGCTTGTCGGTCGTCGACCGAGCGCTTCGACACAACATCCGCAACGAGCTGAACGTCGTCCTCGGCTACCTCGAGCTGTTGCGCGAGGACGCCGCACCCGATTCGACGATCCGGGAGTACGCCGACACCTGCATCGAGTACACCGAGCGTGTCGTCGACCGGTCCGAGAAGGCCCGACACATCCAGGGAACGCTCGAGGACGAAACGATCGAATCCGTCGACCTCCTGGCCGAGATCAGGACCGCGATCGCACGGGTCCGCGACCGATATCCGGACGCGGCGTTCTCCCTCGAGATCGACGGGAACGCCGTGGCGATCGATCCGGCCGCCGACACCGACGACGACGCCCTCGTCCTCGACGAGGCCGACGAAACCGACCCCGCCGACGACCCCGCCGACGCCCTCGGTCGGGTGGTCGCACACGAACGGATCGACATCGCCCTCATCGAGCTGCTCGTCAACGCCGTGACCCACCAGGACGACTCGGAGGGCCCTCCGGAGGTCTCGATCGACGCCTCCACGACCGGCGACGGGTTCATCGAGCTCGCGGTCTCGAACCCCGGACCGCCGATCCCGGAGGACGACCGGCGCGCGCTGTCGGAGGGGACGGAGACGCCGCTTGAACACGGCGGCGGCCTCGGCCTCTGGCTCGTCAAGTGGGTTGTCGACGGCTCCTACGGCCGGGTATCGTTCCCCGACGGCGGACGCGACGGGTCGACCGTCGCGATCAGGCTGCCGCGCGTCGATCGGTAGGCCCGTCGGCCGGTCCCGCCCACCGGCCTGCGTAGGCGGCCCGTCACTCCGTGATCGCGAGTGGCGAAGCAAACTCGACCGTGGTTCCCTCGTATCGGCAGTCCTCGAGGGCGTGTTTGGCCGCGAAGCCCGCCTCGTGGGCCGACCGGCCGCGTCCGACGCCGACCTTGAAGTCGACGTCAGCCGCCCGGCTGACGTGGTCGATCGCCGCCAGGTAGTCGCCCTCGGACATATCGGGGCAGATCGAGATGATGTTGTCCCCGCCGACGAAGAAGGAGAGCGCCCCGTGCTCCTCGCGGAGGTGTTTCATCAGGGCCGCGTATCCCTGCTCGATCCGGATGAACGAGTCGAACTCGTTGAGCTGATCGGTGTACTTCCCGGTCGCGTCGTTCACGTCGAAGTGAGCGATCGACAGGTCGTCCTCGCCGGGCGTGTCGACGTACTCGCCGGCGAGCACCTCCGTTCGGTTGTGGTCCTGCGCGCTGCCGGCCGCCTGGATCTGCCCGGTCGCGTCCTCGA
Proteins encoded:
- a CDS encoding MEDS domain-containing protein, which codes for MSTPESTDRTSPIGTDALRYESLRAAFDREDLGRHLALFYGTTAEQLRAATAFIEAALANDRRCLYLADANDAATIETALETVGIDVDRRIDAGDLEIATASDVYSPDAFDADRIVELLADRAHEAAASDRHEGLSVAGENTWSFRTGSDFEDVLDLEVSFDECCPDFPVTALCQYDLRRFTNRSIAAAVWTHKRIVYADTICENPFYVPPSERRNHSLRSPEESDDPRMDVRLMLEQTHELARTRQQVSRREQRLSVVDRALRHNIRNELNVVLGYLELLREDAAPDSTIREYADTCIEYTERVVDRSEKARHIQGTLEDETIESVDLLAEIRTAIARVRDRYPDAAFSLEIDGNAVAIDPAADTDDDALVLDEADETDPADDPADALGRVVAHERIDIALIELLVNAVTHQDDSEGPPEVSIDASTTGDGFIELAVSNPGPPIPEDDRRALSEGTETPLEHGGGLGLWLVKWVVDGSYGRVSFPDGGRDGSTVAIRLPRVDR
- a CDS encoding GTP cyclohydrolase III, which translates into the protein MTTTQVTLVQIDNYGPWTVTPEPRREMDLQTMQSRLFADVAQFVGSRDGYAFFTRFDNMVAVTNGLDDRDHERLQATIRNRYPVTISLGVSVADRPIDALEDATGQIQAAGSAQDHNRTEVLAGEYVDTPGEDDLSIAHFDVNDATGKYTDQLNEFDSFIRIEQGYAALMKHLREEHGALSFFVGGDNIISICPDMSEGDYLAAIDHVSRAADVDFKVGVGRGRSAHEAGFAAKHALEDCRYEGTTVEFASPLAITE